Proteins from a single region of Campylobacter concisus:
- a CDS encoding ATPase, T2SS/T4P/T4SS family, which translates to MSESIILKNILSVLKPYLNLNANELIFNQPCEINIDYGDHWEVVKDEKLDAKFLNSFLVELATRRNQRFDESHCHLSCELPSPFLRYRVQAQHKSSLFNSEIAICIRIPSKEIYPLESFILSEKCINNGWSYEKIKDLIHEKKNVLLSGGTGSGKTSFLNSLMGEIDPSERVVTIEDSQELRVENINKTQLAVPKIATEIYSYQVAIDNAMRLRPDRLFLGEIDIRNTFSFLRVNNTGHAGNLSTLHANNPKDAIKAIKTNIILGGGLSNVDESMLDSLIMTAIDYIIQIARVKNKRVITDILNLKEIDIARMIA; encoded by the coding sequence ATGAGTGAAAGTATAATTTTAAAAAACATTCTTAGTGTTTTAAAGCCATATCTAAATCTAAACGCAAACGAGCTAATTTTTAATCAGCCTTGCGAAATTAATATAGATTATGGTGACCACTGGGAAGTGGTAAAAGACGAAAAACTAGATGCTAAATTTTTAAATAGTTTTTTAGTCGAGTTGGCAACTAGAAGAAATCAACGTTTTGATGAAAGCCATTGCCACTTGTCTTGTGAATTGCCAAGTCCATTTTTGCGATATCGTGTTCAAGCACAGCACAAATCAAGCCTATTTAATAGCGAAATAGCAATCTGCATAAGGATACCAAGCAAAGAAATTTATCCACTCGAAAGCTTTATCCTAAGTGAAAAATGCATAAATAATGGCTGGAGCTATGAAAAAATAAAAGATTTGATACACGAAAAAAAGAATGTGCTTTTAAGTGGTGGAACTGGAAGTGGAAAGACAAGTTTTTTAAACTCACTAATGGGGGAAATAGACCCAAGCGAGCGAGTAGTAACCATAGAAGATAGCCAAGAACTAAGAGTTGAAAACATAAATAAAACTCAACTTGCCGTCCCTAAAATAGCAACAGAAATTTATAGCTACCAAGTAGCGATCGATAATGCGATGCGTTTGCGACCTGATAGATTATTTCTAGGCGAAATAGATATACGAAACACTTTTTCATTTTTACGTGTAAATAATACAGGACACGCAGGCAACCTAAGCACACTACATGCGAACAACCCAAAAGATGCCATAAAAGCAATAAAAACAAATATTATATTAGGCGGTGGATTATCAAACGTAGATGAAAGTATGCTTGACAGCCTAATAATGACAGCAATTGACTATATCATTCAAATAGCAAGGGTAAAAAATAAAAGAGTAATTACAGACATCCTCAATTTAAAAGAGATAGATATTGCAAGGATGATCGCATGA